The window TTGATCCGTATCATGGTGTGTTCGCGCCTGATAAAAATGAGTAACCGAAAACTGGGACACGAGCGCAGTGAACTTTTGAAATGACATCGGTATCCTCAAAACGACACAAAAGGGTGAGGCTTTGTAAGGGTGTTTGCGTACTTTGACGTCAGAGACTTCTGCTGTTCTGCATTTGTGCATTGCTTTTGGTTTGCCCGACTTTTCCCCTTCGAAAAATGCATCGTCTGAAAGCTTGAGACCAGAGTCCACTTCTCGCTGTAAGGCGCGGATTGCAGagacgagagagagagagggaggaggTGGAGATGGGGGATTCAAAGGTGGAGACAATCTCGAGACTAGCTCAGTGGAGGATCGACAACTTTGGACCCTGTTCCTTCAAAAAGTCCGATCCATTCAAGGTCGGAATCTGGAACTGGTACAACTTTCTCTGACTCAGCTCTCTGTGTGATCACTTATGGTGTATTTTGATAGTTGTATGtgttgttttggtttttgaaacGATGGGTTTGTGTTGGTTTCTGGGTTGGATTGAGCTTGATTTGTCTGTGTCCTGATTGGAATCTCAGGCACTTATCTATTGAGAAGAATAGGTATATGTATATTCGTCTATTTCCGGAGCCCTCCAGAGCTTCAAAAGAACAGCCTCCTATAGCTAGATTCGTTCTCCGCGTCTCCAATTCCGCCGCCTCCAGGAGGCCGTACATCTCCCCTAGTATGCACTTCCGTTACTATTGATTCTTCTCTCTTCTATGTATATAGTTTCTTGACGATGATAAACTTCTATTGTGCTTATTTATTAAATCGTGGGTTGCGTGGATTTTTTCCTTTACTGGCAATTGGAATTTTCTTGAATGGTTTGGGATTTTGGTgctgaaatttaaattatgtttgattctatCTTAAAGTTCACTGAACAAAATACTGGGATTTGTGTGGGCAAAACTGAATCAAAAGACACAgatgataataattaataagCCACAGGGGATGGAAGACCAGACGAAGGGGAGTATGATCTACTTGGATTCACAAATCCATGTGTTAAAGCAGTGTGCAACTTCTCCCTAAGGAAATATGTATTGCAAAATTACATTGATTCTCAATTAAGAGTGAAAGCAAGGATAGGGAACAAGACTGATTCCTTAATCAGAATATTAAAAACAACCAAATGTAAGAATCACTGTCcttcacatttaaaaaaaacggTATCACAAGTCCACATACTTGGCAAGTTTTCGTGATCGACTTGTATGTTCTGGGAAGATTAGTGTTACAATTGGAATTTTGTTGCTTTTAAGATATATTTGTACAAGTATGACTGTATTAGAACAAAGGGAAATAAGATCAGGTGGGATATGTGCTGGACTTTTTACGAAAACAGTTGGAATATGTGCTTGATTTACGCATTTGGAAAGAGTGGAATAGAAGATGTTTGAGGATGAGGAAAGTCTGAAGGTAATGGTGAAAAATACCTTTATCGGTACTTTGTTGGTCTGGCATCTCTTTGGATTCTGATGCTGGTTTCTTTGGTAAGGAGTTGCtgtttcttttgcttcttgctCTTGTGAGCCTTTAGCATGCTGGTAAATGCATCTTGTATACTTGAGTTGTATCCACATTTTTCTAGATGCTtttggataaatttttatttggctACTAAAATAATGTGCTTGACTTGTTAGCATTCACGAACACAAAATTATGAAACCCTTGTTCTTATCTACTTGGCAGAATCATGCAAAAAAATTTATCCCATCATTTTGCAGattattgataattattttctgattttacATGCTACCACATAAGgatattcattaattttctaTTGCTTCATGCTGCAGTTCATGAGAGACTGCTTCGGACCAGTGATGACTTTGTCTGGCCTGTCGATTCCACCTTTCATGGCCGCTTCGTCATTGATGTCGAGTTTCTGGACTTGAAGATATGCCCATTGAATGTGAGTTCCTTTGTACTCTCCCGCAGCCAAGAACCTCTTTTAACAGTAAAATGTTGTGATTAACAAATGCAAATTGAATGATGTTTCCTTTAATTTTCCCTCTTCTTTAACTCATTTAAAGGAATAAAATTAATAGGAAGATGCTTCCTCTGAAATATATAGTAGAGAAGGTCACATATCACTGAAGTCCAAGTGGCTTTGTGCTAAAACTCAGGGTGGGGAAGCCAGCTCAATATGGCCCAGTGATGGAGTGATGCAATCTCTAGCAGCTCAAAGCACTCTTCGGTGCCTCTCTCGCATGCTTAATGAGGCAATCCATGCCGATGTCACCATTAACACTGCTGATGGCACTCTAAGAGCTCACAAGGCAATTTTATCAGCAAGTTCCCCTGTGTTCCAAAGCATGTTCCTTCACAACCTCAAGGAGAAGTCGTCCTCTACAATCGACATAGAAGACTTGTCTCTGGAATCTTGCACGGCTCTACTTAGTTACTTGTATGGCAACATAAAACAAGAGGATTTCTGGAAGCACCGGCTGGCACTGCTGGGAGCGGCAAACAAGTATGACATTACAGACCTAAAAGATGCCTGTGAGGAAAGCCTATTGGAAGACATCAACTCAGGAAATGTCCTGGAGAGGCTGCAGGAAGCATGGCTTTACCAGCTTAACAAGCTCAAAAAAGGATGCTTGATGTACTTACTCGATTTTGGTAAGATATATGATGTTAGAGAGGAAATGAATAACTTCTTCAGGCAGGCTGACAGGGAACTGATGCTGGAAATGTTTCAGGAGGTGCTTACAGTTTGGAAACCAGCTTAAAAATTGTTACCCACAGTGTCTTCTCTATCACAAACTGTCTAATGGTGGTTATTGTATATATGCATATAATAAGGATGCTTAGCTTTGGTTTAATGATCTTGCAAGGTTGAACGTGGATGAGAGTAGTCCTAAGAATCTATAATATCTATTGAGGGATGTTATTTTCTATGTAATCATCCTATTTAAACATCAATTGGTTGGGTATTTTGATGTTGAAATACAATTTATGAGACTAAGACCGTTtgatcatgtttttttaaactttttttttttaaaaaaaaactgtttataagttaaagaatacaaaataattttctaatgttttataaaaataagtgggTTTTACAAGttggttttaaaaacatttaaaaaaaaaaacctgtttggataagttgtttttagtaataattcttttattttgatattgtaaaaatattataaattcaatttatataatataaatttaatttaatttgagttttattaaaaatcaaaatagttctgtaattatgaataaattaaaaaataaatagtctttagtaaaacatgaataataatattataataaaattataaattaattttttttaaataaaaatatactattttggTATATATTAGAAacatcgtttttttttttttttttttttgttaaaaatgaataataataatttttaacaatgttttatttaaaataaataatgaataatgaGGAATATAATATTGtagaatgttttgatttaatctacAACTAATTAGATTCatcttttgaatttaaaattattcttaaaaattttaaattttattaaataatttaaattattaattatatcttaatttataatttatttatctaaattcaaaaaatataattgtgtgTAGCAGAGAAATAGTAAAGTTATGATtcataatatattagttttgatgtattattttttaatgattagatctattttttcaatttcaaattatttttaaaaattgttaaatctattcataaattcaatacaaagtaTCACTTGATTGAAATTTACTTTTatagtgagaaaatttataaaaatataattatgtacataaaaataataataaagccattatgaaacaatttttatctataaattttttgtattaataagtttattatttgagtttttaattattttcaaaaactgctaaatttgataatgaattcaacacattaagtcttatttaatttaaagcTTATTTacccaataaaaaaatagaaaacaattattctatttttgttcataaatttctgatatttattgaattattatttaaattttaagttatatttaaaaattattaaactctaTAATGAATTTAATGCATTAAATTTTGCTTAAAGcttatttgattaataaaaaaaattgtaaatatatatataatcgagacatttaaaataaattttagtttatgactttttaatattattgagaccatgactttttagtattaattaaattgatttttgagtttgaaattatttttgaagattAATAAATGTTATGTATTAAGTAtagtttgatttaaaatttatttgtttaatgaaaaatctaaagaagttaaattctttttataaaaatatatataatttaaaggaatatcatatttgaagatttttaatATTGGTATTAAATCGTGGAGAGAGAAATGGAATAATGtcatgttcaattttatttatttttatgattttttttaaatttatttaaaaaaaaagggtgaaaacaacttttattattttttaaaaaatattatctttttcatttataaaaaaaaaattgtttctaaaaaataatcaacaaacaatgttagaaatttttaaaaacaaattctttctaaaattaaaaaacaaaaaattatcgAGAAATATTTTCATGTCGATCTTGTAATCTTTTATTTGTGGGTTTCTATGTAAATTTCGAGCTGAGGGGGAAGGAACTGATGAATCCATTTTAGTATTTCTTATGATCCGTCTGGTTGACAGTTCTAGAAAtcatttcataattaaattaaaacacaaAAGGGAAGACGTGCTAGAAAGTAGAAATATCCGTGGCAAAGAAATGGAGATAAAACCTAGAAATGAAAGCCTGACGGCTGACGGTGCGCGGCCTTCTTTCGTGGGCCGACCGCCTGGTCTGGGCCCAAATCACCAGAGAATCCCGGAACACTCCAGAAAAACCAATTTTCCTTGAATAGCAGGGGAAGAGGGAGAGGCGAAGCTAAAGGGAAAAaatgttcttcttcttcgtgGGAGGATTAGAACAACAGGTCCGGCAAGTACTGAAGAGCAGTGCCGGAAAATGTATAAACTGCGGGTCTAGAGCCGATCTGGTGGACTACGAAAAGGTCCTCAAACTCTTCTTCGTGCCCGTATGGCGGTGGCCTGGAAAAGAGCCTCTCATGCACTGCCCCGATTGCTTCCTCTTCTTCCCCCCTCCTACTCGTACAGGGCCACTCCTCGATGTTTTCCGCTGCGCTTCTTGCGGTCGGCCTGTTGAATCTAACTTCAGATTCTGCCCTTTCTGTGGCTCGGCTCTCtaattctcttattttctctccTACTTTCCTTCCTAGTGTTTGTTTGCTGTATTTGGACCGTTTTGCTGtttaataatatcaattaataaaACACTTATCTTTTCTTGTGCTTCATATTGAATGACACTCTGACTAACTGGGCAAATAGCGGTTGTTATGTACATCTGACAGAGATGGAATTACGAGCAATTGAGAATgatgaattttcatttataaaatgaGGACAGAGTGATGCTATTATACAGTGACACTGGCTCAGAGATCAATGATACTTATTTTGGCTGGAAAGCAATCTTTATGATTCCATTGTTCTCCAAACAAGTaccaaaagatgaaaaaaaaaaaaaaaaaatggatttgataCTGTACACGAAACAAAAATGAAGGTAGTGTAcagaatcaatttattttacaGGGGCTTTGTCTTGTAGGAACCATCTATTTTCTGCCTCATATTAATTCACAGTTGCCGTTGGGGGTCGCACTGGAAGGATGTTCTTGGTGGGCACCAAACTGCAGAATATATTCAAAGGAGTTATAGTTGATGGTCTGCAGAGTTGGGTACTTGGGGGTTGGTTCTGAAGGAGCAGTAATTGAAGTTAGAATATGTAGCTGAAGCTGCATTTATGTTGATTCAGTGAAGGGTAATCGCTTAGCTCCTCGTTCCACAGCGTCTCTCCATAGCCTGTACCTCACTCCAAGCTTGTCATATGATACTGGGCAGTTCCACACATTTGCCCCCATCAACATCCGGTCTTGTTGTCCAACTACAAGCCGTAGATCCTCATTCAACACCTGAAAAAAATCACACGTCAAGAAATTGTGCAGATAGAGGGTGGATCGCATATGGCATTTAACCAGAGTAATGCAGATACAAGAACAGAGCGCCTTAAACTTCATGCTACTATGTCATCTTGAGGAAATTAGTGGGAAGGAGATTTTACCTTTTCTGCAAAATATCTCCAGAGATATTGCATGAAAGGGATGTGCTGAAGCACAGGAGCAAAGTCCAGTGACATTCTGTACAGTAACCTTGTCTTGTCTCTTGATGAAGGTAAGCAGACATGGAGTTGATGAAGATGTGTCGCGCACTGCTTGGTGCTCTGTCCCTCCAATTTCCCGGGTTTTGAGATACCAATGGTTGACAGCACCATACAAGGTGGTCGAAATTCCATATCTATGGGGTAGGGATCCCAGTATCCTTGGAGTCCAGATGCAGGTGTCAAGAATTTTACCAAGCTGAGAATTCAGATAATACAAAACTTAAGCTGAATGGGCCCTCCAAAATATCCATGAAATGTAATATTGACAGGAACAAACCTAGGCACGCTCCATCCTTTGGCAAAGGTGGATGTATGAGTGAAAGGGGCATGTGCAAGATCCAAAAGGTTATCCAGAAGAAGCCCATGTTCCACTGGAAGTTCCATGACAATCtgcaattcccaaaaaataatgatagaaaTGAGGAGACCAATAATGCCTTTTAAGTATTCAAACAACAGAAAGATCTGAATGCATTGATAACATACCTCAGCATGGATTTTAAATCCTGGTGGAGGTTGTAAAGAAGGAAGGGTGGCTGTTGGAGGATCACTGCCAGGCCAAATCCAGATCATTCCCTCTTGCTCTAAACACGgcaatgattttatttttacattaagcAATCGTGTTGACGGCATTTTCTCGCATTTCCCATCTGTTGAGTACTCCCACCCTGAAGTTCATCCATCACAAAAATTTCCACATGagcaaacaaatattttttactttatgcATTACTAATTGATGTTGTCAGCTGTTCTTATTAGCAAAACAGGTAAACTTTTGCATATTTCCTTCCCCTCTTACTAACCATGGTAAGGACATTGGATACGACCCTCATTTACTGATCCAAGATGAAGAGGACATGCTCTATGGGCGCAGGTGTTACGGACACATCCGGGTTTCCCATCTTTCCCACGAAAGACAACCCACGGTTCCTCAAAGCAATCAATTGGAATCTGAAACAGAAAAAGGTAAAAACTGTTACAAGGAAAACTCACAGATTATCACAAGGCCAGATAAGCTATAAATGTTTGCCTCCTCTCTTATTGCTACTTAGACATTGTTGACTAGCCACAATGTGGAAAATCTGTATTTAATCACTAAATATGAGCCTTAGATGTTTGGAAAACTGGCTTACCATGGTATCATCCTTCAGGTCTGTGGAGAAAGCAACAGGGTACCAGAAATTCTTCAGACGAGGATGGTAAGGTTGAACAGGACCTGAAACATTCAAACTTTTCTGGGGAAGCTTTCTCTTTACCATATCAAGAGATGCTGTGGAAGTACTAGGAGAAGTTGAAGTTGAAGTTTGATTTGAATCTGCTGTATTTCTGTCTTGTAATAGCCTATCATTAACCAATTCTTCCATGTAAGCCAACTTATCTAAAGCAGTGCCAACCCTTGCTTCAGATATATGAACCTGTTATTCAGAGTCacaaggaacaaaaaaaaaagggccatGAGATTGCAGTTTCAAAGCATGTATATAACCAATTGGAACTGGAAAATCCAGATTTAGTGTGACTATGTAGGCACTCATTGATAAGAATATGATGGATCAGTGAGATGCTTCTTGATTTATCTAAGTCACAGCATTTGCATCAAAGCAACCAAAACTTTTCCAGACCTGTCTGTGAGCTTGTGCTAGCTCTTCTTGCAGCCCTGCAAGCTCCTTCTTCAATGTGCCAATGGACTTGTATTCACGGGCCAAAGGATTTAGAACTTCCACAACCTACGGCCACATCATTCAATTCAGAATTCCccaataaattcaaaaaatttcaatgtataaaacaaaaaatcagactcaatgtttatatttatagaactacaaacaaaaaatcaaagggAAGACAGacattagaaaatcaaattaaaatggaGGATAGAAAACAAGAGGGGACCTTTTCATGGAGGAGCATGATTGTAAGCAGATCTTGCCGAGCCCGCCAATCACAGTACTGAATATCAAATCTAGCTACTTCAAGAGCTTGATTTACATCCAAGAACTTCC is drawn from Vitis riparia cultivar Riparia Gloire de Montpellier isolate 1030 chromosome 18, EGFV_Vit.rip_1.0, whole genome shotgun sequence and contains these coding sequences:
- the LOC117907708 gene encoding BTB/POZ domain-containing protein At1g21780 encodes the protein MGDSKVETISRLAQWRIDNFGPCSFKKSDPFKVGIWNWHLSIEKNRYMYIRLFPEPSRASKEQPPIARFVLRVSNSAASRRPYISPIHERLLRTSDDFVWPVDSTFHGRFVIDVEFLDLKICPLNGGEASSIWPSDGVMQSLAAQSTLRCLSRMLNEAIHADVTINTADGTLRAHKAILSASSPVFQSMFLHNLKEKSSSTIDIEDLSLESCTALLSYLYGNIKQEDFWKHRLALLGAANKYDITDLKDACEESLLEDINSGNVLERLQEAWLYQLNKLKKGCLMYLLDFGKIYDVREEMNNFFRQADRELMLEMFQEVLTVWKPA
- the LOC117907272 gene encoding uncharacterized protein LOC117907272 → MFFFFVGGLEQQVRQVLKSSAGKCINCGSRADLVDYEKVLKLFFVPVWRWPGKEPLMHCPDCFLFFPPPTRTGPLLDVFRCASCGRPVESNFRFCPFCGSAL
- the LOC117907271 gene encoding chlorophyllide a oxygenase, chloroplastic gives rise to the protein MTIVATAAALSLPLSLCPTSKINTKKGVRRGLRVFAVFGEESGSVERKSTWGTIFDVEDPRSKFPQSKGKFLDVNQALEVARFDIQYCDWRARQDLLTIMLLHEKVVEVLNPLAREYKSIGTLKKELAGLQEELAQAHRQVHISEARVGTALDKLAYMEELVNDRLLQDRNTADSNQTSTSTSPSTSTASLDMVKRKLPQKSLNVSGPVQPYHPRLKNFWYPVAFSTDLKDDTMIPIDCFEEPWVVFRGKDGKPGCVRNTCAHRACPLHLGSVNEGRIQCPYHGWEYSTDGKCEKMPSTRLLNVKIKSLPCLEQEGMIWIWPGSDPPTATLPSLQPPPGFKIHAEIVMELPVEHGLLLDNLLDLAHAPFTHTSTFAKGWSVPSLVKFLTPASGLQGYWDPYPIDMEFRPPCMVLSTIGISKPGKLEGQSTKQCATHLHQLHVCLPSSRDKTRLLYRMSLDFAPVLQHIPFMQYLWRYFAEKVLNEDLRLVVGQQDRMLMGANVWNCPVSYDKLGVRYRLWRDAVERGAKRLPFTEST